The DNA window cgccaatgcattctgggatttatagtattagctgtgcatgcgctatactggcgcggcggctagcgggccacctctatacatttttgaaatgatcttgcgggccaaatataattatatcttggcccgcgggccagagtttgacatgtgtgctctacatcATTACATCACACCGTCCAGGACATTGAGACTGGAATAGTGTAGAGCTCTCTCCAAATTGTTCCATTGCACACTCCCACACTGCAGGTTAGAAAATGTAAAGCTccttctgcaccatcccatcaacccccttccctcagtggttctcaacctttttctttccactcacttaccactttgagtattccctatgccatcggtgctctgtgattagtaagggattgcttaaagtggtatgtgggtggagagaaaaaggttgaaaatcactgttttaatcgtatctaattgactcattatgtgcacggttcataactccaaaggaaatagaccactgacaatttttctcaagcaaaatatttcagtgacaattgtgtctagagcagtgattctcaaccttcccttcccacccacataccaccttaagcaatcccttactaatcacagagctccgatggcagcaagggaataggatagccactgggagatcctcgctttgtggcagacagagctgaggtgctcaacaaagtgttcTCCCAGTctgtccaatgtagaggagaccaagcAGGGATGGGAAAGTGCTGGTGTGGAAATCAAGGAAGCAATGAGCAAGTTCACAGGTGTATGCGTCAGAGAGCAGCTGGCATAATGCACAGCACAGCATAACCAACGATCATTAACACTCACTAATAATGATATGAAGGTCGGTGGAGGAGCAGATAgcattgaggaaacagggaggctccaGAAGGACTTGCATAAGGAGAATGGGTAGAGAAGgggcaaattaaatataatgtcgcagtgtgtggtcatgcactttggtagaagaaataaatggacagactattttctaaatggggagaaaattgaattcccagatgcaaagggacctgggagtcctcgtgcagcatagtctgaaggtaaacttgcaggttgagtcagtagtgaagaaggcaaatgcaatgctggcattcatttcaaaaggaatagaatataagagcagggatgtgatgttgatgctttaTACGGTACTGGTGACATCTCATGGaggattatgagcagttttgggatcctcatttaagaaagttaacgcaacgcctttacagtgccagtgatcgagacctcgaatctcacactgtctgtaaggagcttgtatgttctccccatggattttctccagtttcctcccaccgttcaaaacatatcatgtgtataggttaattgggtgtaaaaattgggcggcatgggctcatgggccgaaatggcctgataccacattgcatgtctaaaaaaaaaaggatgtgctgacgttagagagggttcagaggtggttcacaaagatgattctgggaacgagggggttatcatatgaggagcattatcatatgaggagcgtttgacagctcttggcttgtattcattggaatttaggagaatgggcggggggattctcattgaaacattttgaatgttgaaaagtatggacagagtagatgtagaaaagttgtttgccatgatgggagagtctaggacaaaggggcacaacttcaggattaaagggcatccaTTAGAAAAacgatgcagaggaatttcttcagctagagggtggtaaatctgtggaatttgttacaacaggcagatgtggaggccgggtcattgggtgcatttaaggccgAGAtggattggttcttgattagtcagggcatcaaaggttatgggcagtggggctgaatgggctcgacgggccgaatggcctatttctgctcctgttttCTAGTCTTCTTATCACTATAGTCGACCTGTTTCTCACGTTGGCTTTTCACCCGCTCGCCAATGACCGTCAAACACTCCTGGGGAGTTCGGTCCGATCTCAGGCTTTCCCTGCATTCAGCAGGTTCGGCCGCGGAGGTGCAGAGATCCGAGTTGAGTGAGCAAACTCTTCACCGGTCTTCTCTCTCCGCGgatactgcctggcctgctgagtgccTCCTGCGTGTAATCAGGTTGCCAGTATCTGCAGCTTCTCTCCACGTTCTGTAAAGTTTCGGCATTCCCTGGCATCTGGAGAAATCCTCCCTGCGCACTGGTTGTGGGCCAGCGCTACCCTGTGAGCGGCACCTTTTCACCCTCCGGCCCCGCCCGGTTCCGGGAGAGCAGACGGAGTTCATTGGCGAGCGATGCGCACACGCTCACTCCTGCAGCCTCGCCCGCGGACTGACGCCAGCCCATGTGACTGGGAGAAGCACCGCTTCACTCCCACCTGGACAGGTGAAGAGAACCACCTGCCCAAAACGGCACCTCTCTCCGAGCCATGGGTGACGGGGCCCCTCAGAGCTGGTGGAAATTCACCTTCCTGCGCAAGAAGAACGGCTCCAAGGTGCTGAGCGAGCTGCCCGTGGAGCGGGGCAGCAACACCGAGAGCGCGGACAGGGAGAGCAAGGGCGACTCGCAGCTGGAAGCCAGGCTGGAAAAGATCATGGAGAAGAGCACGGAGAAGAGTACCAAAGGCAGGCACGTGAGAGTGTCCCACTCGGGCCGCTTCAAGGAGAAGAAGAAAGTGCGCTCAAGCCTGTCCGAAAACCCCAGCTTCTTCAGTCAGGCAGAGAAGGCAGGCGGAGGGGAGCCCTGAGCCGCTTCAATCCAGGGACTGCCACACACAGCCCACCCTTGCAGAGACAGCTTCCCTCAAAGGGTTAACAGGCAATGCACTCGGTTAAGGCCTGGACCCAAGCGATAACTAGCAATCGGCTGAGTTAACTCCAATTTGCGTCAAGAGTTAGCTACAATCCGCTGATTGCCCTGGGATGGATTTAAAGGGTTAACCCTGCAACTCCCAAGGAGttgttccgcccccccccccaataattcaGAAGGAGCAGGCTCGTCGCTCACAATGGACTGGCTTTTTAAAAGCGGCGAAGGGGAATTGACTTTTGTTTTCACAACTAATTGAACTTCTTGAAAAAGCAATGGGGTTCCAAAGTGTGATTGATGAGTGGGTTTTGGAAGCGAACGCTGCTCTCCGGAGGAGCGGGACAGAGGGCACGGATCCGTGCACCGTGACTGAACCAATCTCCGGCGTGTGCCTGCCTGCGACAGCGGCTGTCAATTTCACAGGTGTCGCACAAAGAAGCGACTTCAATCCGCGTCGTGAACAGAGAACgtttaattttgcaaaaaaaaagtgagagCAAGATAATGTTTtgagtaaaaataaaaaatattgaattgtGTTTTGACAACAACCtggcttggaaaaaaaaattcgatCACGGGAACTGAGTTTTGGTTGTGTGCCAGGGTTGTGTGAAGTGTACCTGTGGAAGACGGGAATAATGAGGGAGTGATTGACGTTCCCTTAAAATAGATTTAATTAAACCACAATTTCACTACATCTTGGTGTCACTGTTTTTGCCGACACTCCTTGGAACATACAAATGTGCTTTAATTACAAGTTGTTCTATTATCATAAATAGGTGGGCCTGATTACAAGGAACTTTGAGTGAACTGATCTGGCCGGATCAGGTAATGTCTCTGTGAGAGAGAGGTCGTTGCTTGTTTGGAGAAACTGAAACCATGGTATGAGCTTTtaacatcaatttttttaaaaggttgcTGTGTAATTTAGTGCAGTTGCTTTAAAGGCAAGATCTTGCTTTTAACATTGTGGATTCCCTTAGGTATTCGCCCTTCATTAAGGGTGTTAATCGCATCCTGCTGCTGGGGTTTTTGGTATCCAGGAGACAGAATGATTCAAGCAATTGCAGACGCTGGAGTCTGGagcggaccccccccccccaaaccgctGGAAGAATTGAGCGGGTTGTGCAGAATCTGCGGAAGCAAAAGGATAGTTGACATTGGGGTTGAGAGCCTGGGTCAGCAGACAGACGGGCCGGATCAACAATCCAGGGCACAGACCCTTGAGATGACGAGTGCATATGGACAACACACCAGGGAAAACTTTCCATTGCTCCCATCTGCCCCATCCTTAAGTTTAAAGTTGATGCCTAAAGAGTAACCACATTTGGccaattgtatttttaaaaatttttttttaaccaaacatGGAGTCAATtacagagttaaaaaaaaaagtacaaaagtaTATCCAATATTTACTTCATGATGGTATTAACctaattcttcccccccccccaaaaaaaagacccaaaagaaatgaatgaacatatagaaaagcaagaaaaagataagatagcaaagaaagagagaaaatggaTTGGATTGCAGAAAAGTGACACATACTTCACGGATCACAAATTTCTCTTCTATTTAGCTTTCCTTGAgaagatcaactctggtctcaaGGGTTGGGAAGAACTCGGCAAAAGATTTATGcctgaattttgtaaatatggttgccaaatttgtaaaaatgtcaTACTTGAGTTGTAGGTAATCTTCTACAGGGGAATACAATTATGTAGCTCTGTGTTCCAAGGTGCCATACCTAGATGTGGATCCCATGCAACAGgtatacattttctggccactgccagtgcaatttttacaaattctatttgatatttgGGCAATTTCAATTTGGGTCTTATCCCTGTAATGATCCCTAGTAAAAATAATTCTGTATTTCtgaatggtaaaaaaaaattgatggtatAAATTGACAGTGAAAAAACATTATCTAAGATTGCAACAGGGCCTGGAAGAACTGAGAAAGTTGGCCacggaatggcagatggaatttaactgtgGGGTATTGCACTGTGGGTTAAACCAGAGCAGGACTTGTTGGGTGAGTGGTCAGGCCCAGGGAACAAAGAGAATTGGTGTACATGTGTTTGGTTAATTTAAAGTGGTAACATGGGTAGATGGAATTGTGAAGAGGTGATTGCCATGCGTTTCTTCATTGGTCAGGACGTTGAgagcaggaacaggccattttgttACAACTTTACTCCCAGCTGGAGGATGGATATTAGGGTGGaaggggtgcagaaaagattcaggaGAACATGGCCAGGACAGGTAGGGAAAATTACAAGAAAGCATAGATAGACTGGTACTTTTCTTCTAGAAGGGTAGGAGgctgggtggggtgtggggggggggggaaggggtgatctcttggaggtttataaaatcatcaggTAAGTAGTCATAGCCCTTTTTCCTCAGAGTAGGTGAatataaaactagagggcataaattttgggtaatgggaaagatttaaatgggaCCTGAGGGGTACATTCTTCACAGAGGGTGAATATATGGGACAAGATGCTAGAGGAAGTTGCAGGGCTGGGTGCAATtgtcacattaaaaaaaaccatttagaCAGGTATGTGAATTGGAAAGATTCAGAGGAATAAGGGCAGAATATAGGaatatggacaaaatgtaggcaaatagggctaacttgatcagcatggacaagttgggctgaagatcctgtttctatgttgtagaTCTCTGACTCCATGTTAAGATGTAATTAATGGATCTTTATTGCTCACAATCTTGATACAGTAAAACCTTTGATATCTGATAACTTGCAAAGAAAATCaaggaaatattttttaaagattaAAGTCAGAATAACATAATAGGTTAAAAATTAGAcaagttaaaaattgtaaaagtaaatcttctctgaagtagcacaaatatttggtgaagatggaaacaaatattcagccagcgcaCTGCCTTGATCATGCATTgatcgtagcagctgtttgaataaaatggcttcGACCAGGATGAAGAGGGTGACTCCTTATCCCTGGTTAGTAAGGGTTGCACCAGTCAGGCacattatctgtaaacttgagggagggGTTTAATTATCAAAAATGTTATTGTATATCTTTCAGGCTgctctgtggaggggggaggaaacaGCAGATGCAGagatggttaaatattttcaaatgtgACTAAAAAcaatgtttatatattcatgtaaatgAAGCTTGCTCAGTACAAGtacagtattgattttttttgtcttttaaactgtttattcttaatgcaggtgtattaattgggcattgtaagagtgagtctcaagcaaccagaaaatacacttaaccggcatcttccaatccccataggtgtcggataccagaggttttactgtatttgtattCTTACTGTGCAAGCATGTACATCTTGTCAACAACCTTCCAAGGGTTAAAGCTTAGAAAACAATGAGCATTTTTTGTTTCTGAAATGACTCCAGGTGTTTCCATTGAAAACTTTGTGTGTGGGACTGTGGAATAGATCAAGGAGAACCAGTgacatcactagggttggtgtcacttcccccccccccccccccgccaccatgGACCTCCtaccgtaccagaccatacagaatcctcagTAATATTTTTTGTGCTAATGTCACtcgtatatcactgaatgtaacggcaatagtggtgagataaacaactaacaaaattaaaagtacacctttaaattacaatatcatatgcatagcagcaatgaaaacaactgCGTGAACTTGTAGCGCGTGCAGACGAAGCCGCGTGATTCGAAGCGTCATTGTAATCGGGTAAcgatgacagctctgaccggagcgcATTAGAAGATTCAAAAGGTAAGTTATCATAGAactttagccttgtaggtatattgacaCCCTGTATGCTGGGCttgtgaaaaatgtttttgttgtttaactgcagggatatttttataaaaaataatacatttctacaGAAACACAAAAacgttatagacagtcattttggtgtcacccggtgtggtCCGCACCCCTCAGTGATGCTAGTGGGGAGAATCAGAGGATGTGCacatggactttcagaaggcctttgattaCATTGTATCTAAGATGTTAGTGTGGAAAAATTAAAGCTAGTAGGTAACATGCTGGCCTGGATGGGAAAATGGTTGACGGATGGGAATCAACCTGGAAATAAACAGGATGCTCTCAGGCTCATTAATTGGGTGCGATGGGGACCAGTGCTTGGGGCCCCAACTATACACATCAATTATGTGAATGAGGGAACTGAATGTGATATTAAATTTGTCTCCAACCCAAATGGGTGGAATTGTGAACTGTGTGGAATGAAGGCGATTTAGACCAGTTGAGTGGGTTGATGAATATGAAAGGCATCCTTAAGATGAGGATGAATGGAGTGGGGGCAAGTATGAACATGTACAGATAAGGCGGATATTTAGGATATATCATTCGTGAGTGGAATGCTGCAGTATTTGATACACCACTTCATGATGTACCTTAATGATTTGCAAGAGGGGACACTAAATCTGATGATGCTAAATTGAGCCGAAAAGTAAATTGTGCAGATGATGTGGAGATTTGGCAGAGAAATAGAGATGGGTTAAGTGAGTGAGCAAGGTCTGGAGAACAATgtcagtaaatgtgaggtcatccactttggaaggaaaaaaagatCAGATTTTGTTTTAATTCTGAAAGTTTGCAACATGCTTTTGACCAGAG is part of the Narcine bancroftii isolate sNarBan1 chromosome 12, sNarBan1.hap1, whole genome shotgun sequence genome and encodes:
- the prr15lb gene encoding proline-rich protein 15-like protein B, which codes for MGDGAPQSWWKFTFLRKKNGSKVLSELPVERGSNTESADRESKGDSQLEARLEKIMEKSTEKSTKGRHVRVSHSGRFKEKKKVRSSLSENPSFFSQAEKAGGGEP